TCCGGCCAGCCAAAAGCAGTACTCCGATCGACGACCTCTGCCGGCAGCTCGGCATCGGCGAAGTAACCTTCTACACCGAAAAATGACGTATGCGCATCTGGACGTACGCAACCGGCTGAACTCGCTCACGGTGAAAGAGGAAAATGCCCGGCTCAAACGGCTGGTGGCAAATGTGCCCATGATCTTGTACTCGGCCGGTAACCGCATACCCTAGACATTGAACTCTTCGGCGTTCCCCCGATATGGCTTTGCTATTTCAAGGACGCTAGGGGCCAGACTTCGCAAATTGAGCTCGGTCGTCAATAGTAGACGCCATACGTTGCAGCCTC
This window of the Nitrospira lenta genome carries:
- a CDS encoding transposase, producing MNRSKFSEEQIIDYDIRPAKSSTPIDDLCRQLGIGEVTFYTEK